In the genome of Dunckerocampus dactyliophorus isolate RoL2022-P2 chromosome 6, RoL_Ddac_1.1, whole genome shotgun sequence, one region contains:
- the septin3 gene encoding neuronal-specific septin-3 isoform X1, whose product MLLSFLSSSGFIPSRFSNTRRKMSVFDRLSPLISRVSSNSKQPKDPPHLLSSRLSSRIGLSSPVMKKKVIHIPSFTLDERNPEKLPTCDSYRSFGPVCSVHVKQSQHLQKNEGECTVKHPAKSSIIFSTAETNTSPSDHCDLKPSHSPFAFMVKTAAKPGVMFPSPRRNASPTSLEASLRQPVSEDIKADRLEQEALCLFKTADSTVITKVKPSMQQRGRIGSSSAYEKMHSENTTAWRMIHENSAAYRSLQQTRRRRFSDETRDDPTILQIRRHSREHARRTIPEFSSKNPQSNTSTSVNTEQIFCSKARMDVEDKVSQSCRVWKDHSCQSRGNDRIEEAAGWTYRGNPYKTCLVHPVQHTALKSAILPSNVMSLDDPGLLETAPKLQEYPFRFPKEVFDQPAGPPRTTKSLPEEDPYYYITADYHDSDYEDMSDIVPPEVRPKPAVPAKPPNVGAPSPSSPFPPQVPGVGGGGVSAPPPSAIPVPIGSHGPSHGGTHGVGHAMGQGGAHIGGHSGGQSHNTSNSTSGGSTLLGYIGIDTIIEQMRKKTMKTGFDFNVMVVGHSGLGKSTLVNTLFKSQVSRRNAGWGRDEKIPKTVEIKSVSHVIEEGGVKMKLTVVDTPGFGDQINNDNCWEPISKYINEQYDKFLKEEVNITRKKRIPDTRVHCCLYFISPTGHSLRQLDVEFMKRLNHSVNIIPIIAKADTMTPEERQEFKQRVKKELEMNGVEFYPQKEFDEDMEDKSDNDKIREAMPFAVVGSDKEYQVNGKRVLGRKTAWGVVEVENMNHCEFAQLRDFLIRSHLQDLKEVTHNIHYETYRAKRLHENGGLHPVSSNDTQESNL is encoded by the exons AtgcttctttcttttctttcttcatcAGGTTTCATTCCATCTCGTTTCTCCAACACAAGAAGAAAAATGAGTGTTTTTGACCGTCTGTCACCTCTAATCTCTCGGGTCTCATCAAACTCTAAACAGCCAAAAGatcctcctcatcttctgtcCTCTCGTTTGTCTTCCCGCATCGGCCTGTCGTCACCTGTCATGAAAAAGAAAGTGATTCACATCCCTTCATTCACGCTTGATGAGAGAAATCCTGAAAAACTGCCAACTTGTGACAG CTACAGATCCTTTGGACCTGTTTGTTCCGTCCACGTCAAACAAAGTCAGCACCTTCAGAAGAATGAAGGAGAATGCACTGTAAAACATCCTGCAAAGTCCTCCATTATTTTTTCTACTGCTGAGACAAACACATCTCCCTCCGACCATTGTGACTTAAAGCCGAGCCATTCTCCTTTTGCATTTATGGTCAAGACTGCGGCCAAACCAGGCGTGATGTTCCCATCACCCAGACGGAATGCATCTCCAACTTCTCTGGAGGCGAGTTTGCGGCAGCCCGTTTCAGAAGACATTAAAGCCGATAGGCTTGAACAAGAAGCTTTATGTCTATTTAAGACTGCAGATAGTACTGTTATCACCAAAGTAAAGCCAAGTATGCAACAACGAGGGAGGATAGGTTCTTCTTCTGCATATGAGAAAATGCACTCTGAGAACACAACAGCTTGGCGAATGATTCACGAAAATTCTGCAGCGTATCGCTCGCTCCAGCAAACCAGGAGAAGGCGCTTCAGCGATGAAACGAGGGACGATCCCACAATCCTACAAATCAGGAGGCATTCGAGAGAACATGCTCGACGGACGATACCGGAGTTTTCATCAAAAAACCCTCAGTCGAACACAAGTACATCAGTGAATACTGAGCAAATATTCTGTTCAAAGGCTCGGATGGATGTCGAGGATAAAGTGAGCCAGTCTTGCCGTGTTTGGAAGGATCACAGTTGTCAATCAAGAGGCAATGATAGGATCGAGGAGGCCGCTGGGTGGACGTACAGAGGGAACCCATATAAGACCTGTCTGGTGCACCCGGTGCAACACACTGCTTTAAAATCTGCCATCTTGCCTTCAAATGTTATGAGCCTAGATGACCCAGGCCTTCTGGAAACTGCCCCAAAACTGCAAGAATATCCCTTCCGCTTTCCTAAGGAGGTGTTTGACCAGCCTGCTGGACCACCACGCACTACAAAGAGTCTTCCAGAGGAGGATCCCTATTATTACATAACCGCGGACTACCACGATTCAGATTATGAGG ACATGTCAGATATTGTTCCTCCAGAAGTGAGACCCAAACCGGCTGTCCCTGCCAAGCCCCCCAATGTGGGCGCTCCTTCCCCCTCAAGCCCCTTCCCACCCCAGGTGCCGGGCGTTGGAGGAGGGGGTGTATCAGCTCCGCCTCCCAGTGCCATCCCCGTACCCATTGGGAGTCACGGACCGAGCCACGGAGGAACTCATGGTGTGGGTCACGCCATGGGTCAAGGAGGGGCTCACATAGGAGGACACAGTGGTGGTCAGAGTCACAACACCTCCAACAGCACCAGCGGGGGGTCCACACTGCTGGGGTACATCGGTATTGACACCATCATTGAGCAGATGAGGAAGAAGACCATGAAGACTGGCTTTGACTTCAACGTCATGGTTGTCG GTCACAGTGGCCTCGGGAAGTCGACTCTGGTGAACACCTTGTTCAAGTCCCAGGTGAGCAGGAGGAATGCAGGGTGGGGCCGCGATGAGAAGATCCCTAAGACGGTGGAGATCAAATCAGTGTCTCACG TTATCGAAGAGGGCGGCGTCAAAATGAAGCTGACTGTTGTTGACACTCCAGGCTTTGGAGACCAAATCAATAACGACAATTG CTGGGAGCCTATTTCCAAGTACATCAATGAGCAGTATGATAAGTTCCTTAAAGAGGAGGTCAACATCACCAGAAAGAAGCGCATCCCTGACACCAGAGTGCACTGCTGCCTGTACTTCATTTCCCCCACAGGACACTC ACTGCGGCAGCTAGATGTGGAGTTCATGAAGCGACTGAATCACTCTGTCAACATCATTCCTATCATTGCCAAGGCCGACACAATGACCCCTGAGGAGAGACAGGAGTTCAAACAGCGG GTGAAGAAGGAGCTGGAGATGAacggagttgagttttacccTCAGAAAGAGTTTGATGAAGACATGGAGGACAAGAGTGACAATGACAAAATTAGA GAGGCCATGCCCTTTGCTGTGGTGGGAAGCGACAAAGAATATCAAGTGAATGGCAAGCGTGTTTTGGGGAGAAAGACAGCATGGGGAGTTGTAGAAG ttgaaAACATGAACCACTGCGAGTTTGCTCAATTGAGAGACTTCCTAATCAG gTCTCACTTACAGGACCTGAAGGAAGTGACTCATAACATTCACTATGAAACTTATCGTGCC
- the septin3 gene encoding neuronal-specific septin-3 isoform X2 — MSDIVPPEVRPKPAVPAKPPNVGAPSPSSPFPPQVPGVGGGGVSAPPPSAIPVPIGSHGPSHGGTHGVGHAMGQGGAHIGGHSGGQSHNTSNSTSGGSTLLGYIGIDTIIEQMRKKTMKTGFDFNVMVVGHSGLGKSTLVNTLFKSQVSRRNAGWGRDEKIPKTVEIKSVSHVIEEGGVKMKLTVVDTPGFGDQINNDNCWEPISKYINEQYDKFLKEEVNITRKKRIPDTRVHCCLYFISPTGHSLRQLDVEFMKRLNHSVNIIPIIAKADTMTPEERQEFKQRVKKELEMNGVEFYPQKEFDEDMEDKSDNDKIREAMPFAVVGSDKEYQVNGKRVLGRKTAWGVVEVENMNHCEFAQLRDFLIRSHLQDLKEVTHNIHYETYRAKRLHENGGLHPVSSNDTQESNL; from the exons ATGTCAGATATTGTTCCTCCAGAAGTGAGACCCAAACCGGCTGTCCCTGCCAAGCCCCCCAATGTGGGCGCTCCTTCCCCCTCAAGCCCCTTCCCACCCCAGGTGCCGGGCGTTGGAGGAGGGGGTGTATCAGCTCCGCCTCCCAGTGCCATCCCCGTACCCATTGGGAGTCACGGACCGAGCCACGGAGGAACTCATGGTGTGGGTCACGCCATGGGTCAAGGAGGGGCTCACATAGGAGGACACAGTGGTGGTCAGAGTCACAACACCTCCAACAGCACCAGCGGGGGGTCCACACTGCTGGGGTACATCGGTATTGACACCATCATTGAGCAGATGAGGAAGAAGACCATGAAGACTGGCTTTGACTTCAACGTCATGGTTGTCG GTCACAGTGGCCTCGGGAAGTCGACTCTGGTGAACACCTTGTTCAAGTCCCAGGTGAGCAGGAGGAATGCAGGGTGGGGCCGCGATGAGAAGATCCCTAAGACGGTGGAGATCAAATCAGTGTCTCACG TTATCGAAGAGGGCGGCGTCAAAATGAAGCTGACTGTTGTTGACACTCCAGGCTTTGGAGACCAAATCAATAACGACAATTG CTGGGAGCCTATTTCCAAGTACATCAATGAGCAGTATGATAAGTTCCTTAAAGAGGAGGTCAACATCACCAGAAAGAAGCGCATCCCTGACACCAGAGTGCACTGCTGCCTGTACTTCATTTCCCCCACAGGACACTC ACTGCGGCAGCTAGATGTGGAGTTCATGAAGCGACTGAATCACTCTGTCAACATCATTCCTATCATTGCCAAGGCCGACACAATGACCCCTGAGGAGAGACAGGAGTTCAAACAGCGG GTGAAGAAGGAGCTGGAGATGAacggagttgagttttacccTCAGAAAGAGTTTGATGAAGACATGGAGGACAAGAGTGACAATGACAAAATTAGA GAGGCCATGCCCTTTGCTGTGGTGGGAAGCGACAAAGAATATCAAGTGAATGGCAAGCGTGTTTTGGGGAGAAAGACAGCATGGGGAGTTGTAGAAG ttgaaAACATGAACCACTGCGAGTTTGCTCAATTGAGAGACTTCCTAATCAG gTCTCACTTACAGGACCTGAAGGAAGTGACTCATAACATTCACTATGAAACTTATCGTGCC